From a region of the Daphnia pulicaria isolate SC F1-1A chromosome 1, SC_F0-13Bv2, whole genome shotgun sequence genome:
- the LOC124315949 gene encoding serine/threonine-protein kinase DCLK1-like: MEFGAANTPTGLPSGAHLHAHLQPSSRCRCHSLGIGIVPPSHSFFGRIAHTFSKKRSDSSLPRVYEDPDELASSNQMVVDVPIEVQIRYEIGRIIGDGNFAVVREGIDRRTRDRYALKLIDKKRCQGKEVVLESEVQVLGRLRHPNVVKLYDVIDANSILCLVLELVEGGDLFDAIAAAGKFSEPEAKRMTSDLASALSDLHSLNIVHRDVKPENLFVVNLPDGMRSLKLGDFGLAEETHQLLYTVCGTPTYVAPEILLETGYWLKVDVWAMGVIVFILLCGYPPFVSPTNDQEELFETILAGHFEFASPYWDDASQMAKDMITLMLQTDPGLRFSAL; the protein is encoded by the exons ATGGAATTCGGAGCTGCTAATACACCTACCGGTCTCCCATCCGGTGCTCATTTGCATGCTCATCTACAACCGTCATCGAGATGTCGGTGCCATTCCCTTGGAATCGGAATCGTGCCGCCTTCTCATTCGTTCTTTGGAAGGATCGCTCACACTTTCTCGAAGAAAAGATCTGATTCTTCCCTTCCACGTGTTTATGAAGATCCGGATGAACTGGCTTCTTCCAATCAG ATGGTCGTGGATGTGCCAATAGAAGTCCAAATTCGGTATGAGATCGGACGTATTATCGGTGACGGTAATTTCGCAGTTGTTCGTGAGGGAATCGACAG GCGAACACGAGATCGTTATGCTTTGAAGTTAATTGACAAAAAGCGTTGCCAA GGTAAAGAAGTGGTACTTGAAAGCGAAGTTCAAGTTTTGGGTCGTTTAAGACATCCAAATGTGGTTAAGCTGTATGATGTCATTGATGCCAACAGTAttctttgtcttgttttgGAACTTGTAGAG GGTGGCGACTTGTTTGACGCTATTGCAGCTGCCGGCAAGTTTAGTGAACCGGAAGCCAAACGAATGACGTCGGATTTGGCTTCAGCCCTTTCCGATCTCCATTCGCTCAATATTGTCCATCGTGACGTGAAACCGGAGAACCTTTTT GTCGTGAATTTACCAGACGGAATGCGCTCCTTGAAACTAGGCGACTTTGGTTTAGCTGAAGAGACGCATCAACTGCTGTACACGGTTTGTGGTACACCCACTTACGTGGCTCCCGAAATCCTTCTTGAGACGGGATACTGGCTGAAAGTGGACGTATGGGCTATGG GAGTTATTGTTTTCATCCTACTATGTGGTTATCCACCTTTCGTGAGCCCAACCAATGATCAAGAGGAGCTTTTTGAAACTATTTTGGCTGGACATTTTGAATTTGCATCACCATATTGGGATGATGCTAGCCAGATGGCTAAAGACATGATTACGCTCATGCTCCAAACTGATCCTGGGCTGAGATTTTCTGCGTTGTAG
- the LOC124317768 gene encoding uncharacterized protein LOC124317768, with protein sequence MGRTTKNQRGASGGGGGSKAETPPTTSQQQQYETALYSREDIREQYCINKKETDVLDRSSHVRQRAKGFFGCLTSRKDHGAKKKKSRSSFFSALCVRRASEENLYNGCNKPVANTNRSVTLPALQPFTVYTNEIKSGRALARRRRNCGRSRSGSRPDPLLERKRIQR encoded by the exons ATGGGTCGCACGACTAAAAATCAACGCGGCGCTTCCGGCGGAGGCGGCGGAAGCAAAGCCGAGACTCCACCCACTACATCTCAGCAGCAACAATACGAGACGGCCCTCTACTCGCGCGAAGACATTCGCGAGCAATACTGcatcaacaagaaagaaacggaCGTGCTGGATCGCTCGTCCCACGTGCGCCAAAGAGCCAAAGGATTTTTCGGATGCCTAACGAGTCGCAAG GATCACggtgccaagaagaagaaatcgcgTTCGTCTTTCTTTTCGGCTTTGTGCGTCCGGCGGGCCAGCGAGGAGAACCTGTACAACGGCTGCAACAAACCCGTGGCCAACACCAACCGCAGCGTCACTCTGCCGGCCCTCCAGCCCTTCACGGTAtacacaaatgaaattaaatcagGACGCGCGCTCGCccgtcgaagaagaaattgtggCCGGTCGCGTTCTGGTTCACGACCCGACCCGCTACTTGAGCGGAAGCGGATCCAGCGATGA
- the LOC124320625 gene encoding sporozoite surface protein 2-like: protein MDILCDQNSPNHQPKGGNRRHIQNHESHRAPPNTVFIQNYTNYDNRIIHHYGCNPIGNTNSNGQQGRHFKNYDGNQNHHDGYHPDRNVSGTTIEQPVRQPANKAKIHPSRPSVAWTIPMGETATAQKKQKVKNQKEFEAYPAEEVTEEAARAHEPENVEPEPEVAPSEQLDEPDPHEPEEYSALSLPEDAARAHEPENVEPEPEVAPSEQLDEPDPHEPKEYSALSLPEDAARAHEPENVEPEPEVAPSEQLDEPDPHEPEEYSALSLPEDAARAHEPEVAPSEQLNEPHPHEPEEYSKAKYLPDNEYATPPIQPEKKRLNKPVGIIIVYNSKEMR from the exons ATGGACATTTTATGTGATCAAAATAGCCCTAACCACCAACCTAAAGGTGGTAACAGGCGCCATATCCAGAACCACGAATCTCATAGAGCTCCACCAAACACCGTTTTTATCCAAAATTATACAAACTATGATAATAGGATTATTCACCACTACGGATGTAATCCAATTGGAAATACAAATTCCAATGGCCAACAAGgtcgtcattttaaaaattatgacgGAAACCAGAATCATCACGACGGGTATCACCCCGATCGTAATGTTTCTGGAACCACGATTGAGCAACCAGTACGACAACCAGCAAATAAGGCTAAAATACATCCAAGCCGGCCATCAGTAGCGTGGACAATTCCGATGGGTGAAACTGCGACagctcaaaagaaacaaaaagtcaaaaaccaaaaagaatttgaagcaTATCCTGCGGAGGAGGTTACGGAAGAAGCTGCTCGTGCGCATGAACCGGAAAATGTAGAACCAGAACCGGAAGTAGCTCCAAGTGAGCAACTAGATGAACCCGACCCCCACGAACCCGAAGAATATTCAGCCCTATCTTTACCGGAAGACGCGGCTCGTGCGCATGAACCGGAAAATGTAGAACCAGAACCGGAAGTAGCTCCAAGTGAGCAACTAGATGAACCCGACCCCCACGAACCCAAAGAATATTCAGCCCTATCTTTACCGGAAGACGCGGCTCGTGCGCATGAACCGGAAAATGTAGAACCAGAACCGGAAGTAGCTCCAAGTGAGCAACTAGATGAACCCGACCCCCACGAACCCGAAGAATATTCAGCCCTATCTTTACCGGAAGACGCGGCTCGTGCGCATGAACCGGAAGTAGCTCCAAGTGAACAACTAAATGAACCGCACCCCCACGAACCCGAAGAATACTCAAAAGCAAAATATTTACCGGATAACGAGTATGCAACACCTCCGATTCAACCTGAAAAAAAG AGATTAAACAAACCAGTAGGTATCATCATAGTCTATAACAGCAAAGAAATGCGTTAG